One genomic region from Armatimonadota bacterium encodes:
- a CDS encoding Gfo/Idh/MocA family oxidoreductase yields the protein MAGKLRVGFVGTGGIATGAHLPGYQALDAVEVVAAADVSPDSLKRFSEKAGVPEQNCFADYREMLDKVDLDIVTVCTPNSWHYQPTVDAFAKGCHVLVEKPVGISADQCRGMIEAGKKAGKLFMVGQTLRFTRGAAQMKQWVDKKELGDIYFGRAQYLRVRGVPGRLGFVSRELSEGGPIYDIGVHVLDLTLWLMGFPEPVSVSAGVYNKLASKKSKLMPFAPEQYTVPEDAAFALIRFETGATVILECSWALNLVAGAHNVVLCGDKGGCQLEPTAMVRERDGVLEHVTNDIFQYPDRAGHVEEIRQFVDAILRKKPSPVPGEQALITQRILDAIYKSGEKGREVEV from the coding sequence ATGGCCGGCAAGCTGAGAGTCGGGTTCGTGGGGACCGGGGGAATTGCGACAGGCGCGCACCTGCCGGGATATCAGGCGCTGGATGCGGTGGAGGTCGTCGCCGCCGCGGACGTCAGCCCGGACAGCCTCAAGCGCTTCTCGGAGAAGGCGGGTGTCCCGGAGCAGAACTGCTTCGCGGACTACCGCGAGATGCTGGACAAGGTGGACCTGGACATTGTCACGGTCTGCACGCCCAACTCGTGGCATTACCAGCCGACGGTAGATGCCTTCGCGAAAGGTTGCCACGTGCTGGTGGAAAAGCCTGTGGGCATCAGCGCCGACCAATGCCGGGGGATGATCGAGGCAGGGAAGAAGGCGGGCAAACTGTTCATGGTGGGCCAGACGCTGCGCTTCACCAGGGGCGCGGCGCAAATGAAGCAATGGGTGGACAAGAAGGAGCTGGGCGACATCTACTTCGGCCGGGCCCAGTATCTGCGGGTGCGCGGCGTTCCCGGACGCCTTGGCTTCGTCAGCCGCGAGCTCTCCGAGGGTGGGCCGATCTATGACATCGGTGTGCACGTCCTCGACCTGACCCTCTGGCTCATGGGCTTCCCGGAACCCGTCTCGGTCTCTGCGGGCGTGTACAACAAGCTCGCCAGCAAGAAGTCGAAGCTCATGCCTTTCGCGCCGGAGCAGTACACGGTGCCAGAAGACGCCGCCTTCGCGTTGATTCGCTTCGAGACTGGGGCCACCGTGATCCTGGAATGCAGCTGGGCGTTGAATCTTGTGGCGGGTGCCCACAACGTAGTGCTCTGCGGCGACAAAGGCGGGTGCCAACTTGAGCCGACCGCGATGGTCCGCGAGCGCGACGGCGTGCTGGAGCATGTGACCAATGATATCTTCCAGTACCCGGATCGCGCGGGACACGTTGAGGAAATTCGGCAGTTCGTGGATGCCATTCTGCGGAAAAAGCCGTCGCCGGTTCCGGGCGAGCAGGCTCTGATTACCCAACGGATTCTGGACGCTATCTACAAGAGCGGCGAGAAGGGGAGGGAAGTCGAGGTGTAA
- a CDS encoding thiamine pyrophosphate-binding protein, translated as MNGAELLVQILKDHEVEHVALLCGNGQNGFMQACMDMGVRLVDVRNEQAAAYIADTFGAMTGKLGVVAVSAGPGHTNAITGLANAWWDGRPMLLLSGCSEASTRGLGHFQELDQVALVTSVCKYARLVERVDQLEHEANKAIQIALSGRPGPVHLTITGDVFAAQAPAPPMVSKRPHLSRATPVSAPDPSALMRACELLGNARRPVVIAGSGCYYSGAGEAMRAFVSEADIPVFSLMWDRCCIDQAWPQYVGPTTAECNGGFPKVAEADVILMLGGRVDFRMGYGRPPVCAPDARFIRVDIDPTELHRGPADVAILADPASFCGALVSSGSCIGSHTEWLAEVQQARAAFVAKWDDRLCELETPVPAMCVVRAIKPFLERDITFLLDGGNIGRWAHMMLWDRHPQFWQTCGLSGVVGWGIPGAIGAKLARPDHPVLLLSGDGSAGFTLADIETALRHGTPYVAVVASDAAWGIVAECYDESCRCGSALGEIRFDRVAQALGARGVYIEHGSELSPAIEEGLALDTVTVIHVPIKLGGIDYWDRRL; from the coding sequence ATGAACGGAGCCGAACTGTTGGTTCAGATACTCAAGGACCACGAGGTCGAACACGTGGCCCTGCTGTGCGGGAATGGCCAGAACGGATTCATGCAGGCGTGCATGGACATGGGCGTGCGGCTTGTGGACGTGCGCAACGAGCAAGCCGCGGCGTATATCGCCGACACTTTCGGCGCGATGACCGGGAAGCTCGGCGTGGTTGCCGTGAGCGCCGGCCCCGGCCACACCAACGCCATCACAGGCTTGGCCAACGCCTGGTGGGATGGCAGGCCGATGCTCCTGCTGAGCGGGTGTTCGGAAGCGTCTACCCGCGGCCTGGGGCACTTCCAGGAGCTCGACCAGGTCGCCCTGGTGACCTCAGTATGCAAGTACGCGCGGCTCGTGGAGCGCGTGGATCAGCTTGAGCACGAGGCAAACAAGGCAATTCAGATCGCCCTTAGCGGCAGGCCCGGCCCTGTGCACCTGACCATCACCGGCGACGTGTTCGCAGCGCAGGCTCCCGCGCCGCCTATGGTCTCGAAGCGCCCGCATCTGAGCAGGGCGACCCCTGTCTCGGCGCCCGATCCCTCCGCGCTGATGCGGGCCTGCGAATTGCTGGGCAATGCCAGGCGCCCTGTGGTCATCGCGGGGAGTGGCTGCTACTACTCGGGTGCGGGCGAGGCCATGAGGGCATTCGTGAGCGAGGCCGATATCCCCGTCTTCTCGCTCATGTGGGACCGTTGCTGCATCGATCAGGCCTGGCCGCAGTATGTGGGCCCGACCACCGCCGAGTGCAATGGTGGGTTCCCGAAAGTGGCCGAAGCGGACGTGATCCTCATGCTGGGTGGCCGCGTCGACTTCCGCATGGGATACGGGAGACCGCCCGTCTGCGCGCCGGATGCACGATTCATCCGCGTGGACATCGACCCTACGGAACTGCATCGCGGCCCGGCGGATGTGGCGATTCTCGCCGATCCCGCCTCCTTCTGCGGCGCTCTCGTATCGTCGGGCAGCTGTATTGGCTCCCACACTGAGTGGCTCGCGGAGGTGCAGCAGGCCCGGGCGGCGTTCGTGGCCAAGTGGGACGACCGCCTGTGCGAGCTGGAGACGCCTGTGCCTGCGATGTGCGTGGTCAGGGCCATCAAGCCCTTCCTCGAACGGGACATCACATTTCTCCTCGATGGCGGCAACATCGGCCGCTGGGCTCACATGATGCTCTGGGATCGCCACCCGCAGTTCTGGCAAACTTGCGGCCTTAGCGGCGTCGTGGGTTGGGGCATCCCCGGTGCGATCGGCGCGAAACTGGCGCGACCCGACCATCCCGTGCTTCTGCTGAGTGGCGACGGATCGGCTGGCTTCACGCTGGCCGACATAGAGACCGCCCTGCGCCATGGCACGCCGTATGTCGCGGTTGTCGCCAGCGACGCGGCATGGGGGATTGTGGCCGAGTGCTACGACGAATCGTGCCGCTGCGGAAGCGCGCTTGGCGAAATCCGGTTCGATCGCGTGGCACAGGCCCTGGGCGCCCGCGGCGTGTACATCGAGCACGGCTCCGAGCTATCACCGGCGATTGAGGAGGGGCTGGCGCTGGACACGGTAACGGTGATTCACGTGCCCATCAAGCTGGGCGGCATCGACTACTGGGACCGGCGGCTGTGA
- a CDS encoding sugar phosphate isomerase/epimerase → MQLSFMTFSCPEATLTEVLTAAIKYGYDAVEPRAEASHRHGVELETTKKERAQIKASFADTGVACGCIATSRTYSMADAEKRRESVELTKKYVDLAHDLGCPTIRVFGGGTPEGADLADVKKYVAEALRECAEHGQKAGVYVCMETHDGYCKSADLMDVINLANHPFAAVNWDIMHPFRVGDTIAEAFEAVKDHVRHCHVHDGVPGPDGGPNGWQLALMGEGQIPHDEAFKLLATIGYKGCLSGEWINFLPADECLPHEAEVMRRYRAEALAALK, encoded by the coding sequence ATGCAACTCAGCTTCATGACGTTCAGTTGCCCTGAGGCAACACTGACCGAAGTGCTGACCGCCGCCATCAAGTATGGTTACGATGCGGTGGAGCCCAGAGCCGAGGCGAGCCACAGACACGGCGTCGAGCTGGAGACAACCAAGAAGGAGCGTGCACAGATCAAGGCCTCTTTCGCCGACACCGGCGTGGCCTGCGGGTGCATCGCCACCTCGCGCACCTACTCCATGGCCGATGCCGAGAAGCGGCGCGAGAGTGTGGAGCTCACGAAGAAGTACGTGGACCTTGCCCACGACCTGGGCTGCCCCACCATCCGAGTCTTCGGTGGTGGCACCCCCGAGGGCGCGGATCTTGCTGATGTGAAGAAGTATGTTGCCGAGGCGTTGCGCGAGTGTGCGGAGCACGGGCAGAAGGCGGGCGTCTACGTCTGCATGGAGACCCACGACGGCTACTGCAAGAGCGCGGACCTGATGGACGTGATCAACCTGGCGAACCACCCCTTCGCCGCGGTGAACTGGGACATCATGCACCCGTTCCGCGTGGGGGACACCATCGCCGAGGCTTTCGAAGCGGTCAAGGACCACGTGCGCCATTGCCATGTCCACGACGGCGTTCCCGGCCCCGACGGCGGGCCCAACGGCTGGCAACTCGCGCTGATGGGCGAGGGCCAGATTCCGCACGACGAGGCCTTCAAGCTCCTGGCGACCATCGGGTACAAGGGCTGCCTGTCCGGCGAATGGATCAACTTCCTTCCGGCCGACGAGTGCCTGCCTCACGAGGCGGAAGTGATGCGCCGGTACCGCGCCGAGGCCCTCGCCGCACTGAAGTAG
- a CDS encoding NAD/NADP octopine/nopaline dehydrogenase family protein: MEKPRFCVLGAGHGGTAMAAHLSLKGFEVNLWNRSDARLGPIRQVGGIELQTPEHSTVEAGFGKLGAVSTDCSEVVPGCDVLMVVLPATGHREVAKSIASCVQEAQIVVLNPGRTGGALEFAHVLREAGCRKLPLIAETQTFIYASRAVGPAQAKIFAVKNSVPVAALPGFRTCEVVAALRHAYPQFVPATNVLRTSMDNVAVMFHPAVMLVNSARIEDTHGDFEYYLQGVTPSVAAYLEEMDNERIRVAEAMGIGAMRVRTWLYTAYDAAGRDLNEAIHANPGYKGIMAPQSLMHRYILEDVPCSLIPMISIGEQYGVQTPTMRAVVHLCSLLIGRDFWQEGRTVETMGIEGLSVRELLRLVNEEEFSDA; this comes from the coding sequence ATGGAGAAGCCCAGATTCTGCGTGCTCGGAGCCGGTCACGGCGGCACGGCGATGGCTGCCCATCTGTCGCTCAAGGGGTTCGAAGTCAACCTGTGGAATCGGTCGGATGCCCGTCTCGGCCCCATCCGGCAGGTGGGAGGCATCGAACTCCAGACCCCGGAGCACAGCACCGTTGAGGCGGGCTTCGGCAAGCTCGGGGCGGTCAGCACTGATTGCTCGGAGGTGGTGCCGGGCTGCGATGTGCTCATGGTGGTCCTCCCCGCCACCGGTCACAGGGAGGTCGCCAAGAGCATTGCATCCTGTGTCCAGGAAGCCCAGATCGTTGTGCTCAATCCCGGACGCACCGGCGGCGCGCTGGAATTCGCCCATGTGCTGCGGGAAGCGGGCTGCAGGAAGCTCCCGCTCATCGCCGAGACCCAGACATTCATCTACGCCAGCCGCGCCGTAGGCCCCGCGCAGGCCAAGATCTTCGCGGTCAAGAACAGCGTGCCCGTGGCCGCATTGCCCGGCTTCCGGACGTGCGAAGTCGTGGCCGCCCTGCGCCACGCCTACCCCCAGTTTGTGCCCGCGACCAACGTCCTGCGAACCAGCATGGACAATGTCGCCGTCATGTTTCACCCTGCGGTGATGCTGGTCAACTCGGCGCGCATCGAGGACACCCACGGGGATTTCGAGTACTACCTGCAGGGCGTCACTCCCTCGGTGGCCGCATATCTTGAGGAGATGGACAATGAGCGCATCCGCGTGGCCGAAGCCATGGGCATAGGCGCCATGCGTGTCCGCACCTGGCTTTACACCGCCTATGATGCAGCGGGACGCGACCTGAACGAGGCCATCCACGCGAACCCCGGTTACAAAGGAATCATGGCCCCGCAATCGCTCATGCACCGGTACATTCTTGAGGATGTCCCGTGCAGCCTGATCCCGATGATCTCCATTGGCGAGCAGTACGGCGTTCAGACGCCCACCATGCGAGCGGTCGTGCATCTGTGCTCGCTGCTGATCGGACGGGACTTCTGGCAAGAGGGCCGCACCGTCGAAACCATGGGCATAGAGGGACTGTCAGTGCGCGAGCTTCTCAGACTGGTGAATGAGGAGGAGTTTTCTGATGCCTGA